The Acomys russatus chromosome 3, mAcoRus1.1, whole genome shotgun sequence genome has a window encoding:
- the LOC127186858 gene encoding granzyme-like protein 2, translating into MLLLLVFLVSVLPLSTDGGKIFWGTEVKPHSRPYMAYLNIDRNNSHYVCGGFLVDKDIVMTAAHCNGSHITVTLGAHDMRNKTNTQKIHAIKHVPHEGYTKKKKFNDIMLLKLKRKAQINSFVKTIALPKSEDWVKPGQVCTVSGWGNLANCSSSNTLQEVNLVVQKKQLCMEMSRNYNDSIQLCVGNPNEKKATGSGDSGGPFVCNNVAQGIVSHRFCTGQPPRVFTRISSFIPWIKKTMKLLQQS; encoded by the exons atgctcctgcTCCTGGTCTTCCTGGTGTCTGTCCTACCACTCAGCACTGATGGAG gaaaaatattttgGGGTACAGAGGTCAAGCCCCATTCCCGGCCCTACATGGCATACTTAAATATTGATAGGAACAATTCACACTATGTCTGTGGTGGTTTCCTGGTGGATAAGGACATCGTAATGACAGCAGCTCACTGTAATGGAAG CCATATAACTGTAACCTTGGGTGCTCATGATATGAGGAACAAGACAAACACCCAGAAAATTCATGCTATTAAACACGTACCTCATGAGGGCTACACTAAGAAGAAAAAGTTTAATGACATCATGCTACTAAAG CTGAAACGCAAAGCTCAAATCAATAGTTTTGTGAAGACCATTGCTCTGCCAAAGAGTGAGGACTGGGTGAAACCTGGCCAGGTGTGCACAGTGTCAGGCTGGGGAAACCTGGCCAACTGCAGTTCATCTAACACACTTCAGGAAGTGAATCTAGTAGTTCAAAAAAAACAGTTGTGCATGGAAATGTCAAGAAACTACAATGACTCCATCCAACTCTGTGTGGGAAATCCCAATGAGAAAAAGGCTACTGGTTCT GGAGATTCTGGAGGACCCTTTGTGTGTAACAATGTGGCTCAGGGCATTGTCAGTCATCGCTTTTGTACTGGACAACCTCCTCGGGTATTCACCAGAATCTCCAGCTTTATACCTTGgattaagaaaacaatgaaactcCTTCAACAATCCTAG